The following proteins come from a genomic window of Maniola jurtina chromosome 15, ilManJurt1.1, whole genome shotgun sequence:
- the LOC123872419 gene encoding membrane-bound alkaline phosphatase-like: MLNLKICRTFLFLLCVVYSNGRNLLANKDDNLLSSRSLFDEKNKDHWKIQAQWTLRTKLDAPLNTKVAKNVILFLGDGMSIPTLAATRVYLGRKYGQTGEELKLSFETFPFTGLAKTYCVDHNVADSACSGTAYFSGVKANSGTLGLSGAVKRGDCEGQKDSDNAVTGLMDWAQRAGKSTGIVTTTRVTHASPAAAYAHSADRKWEADADLPRQGLRCEDIASQLVRGRVGSHIDVVFGGGRKNFYSRKDKDANGNFGYRKDGRNLIREWLAKKESQGVYPKYIENRRDLLKLDKKQYGSVLGLFASDHLPYNLEADIDDPSLSEMTQKAIEILSQNQNGYFLFVEGGRIDTAHHETKAQKALDETAELAKAVEAALRMVDPDNTLIVVTSDHSHTMSYSGYSKRGSDILGLANVKYNASDNLPYSTLSYANGPGYKPHSDFKRHNLMLDDMNNLNYTFPSMVPIARETHGGDDVAVFAKGPWAHLFTGNYEQNFIPHAIAYASCIGPGLTKCKL, translated from the exons ATCTACTATCTTCGAGATCTTTATTCGATGAAAAGAACAAAGACCACTGGAAGATCCAGGCGCAATGGACGCTACGGACAAAG cTCGACGCTCCACTCAACACGAAAGTCGCTAAGAACGTGATCCTATTCCTTGGAGATGGTATGAGCATACCAACGTTGGCTGCCACCAGGGTGTACCTCGGCAGGAAATATGGTCAAACGGGAGAAGAATTGAAGCTAAGCTTTGAAACGTTCCCTTTTACTGGATTGGCAAAG ACGTATTGCGTTGACCACAACGTAGCTGATTCAGCGTGTAGCGGCACTGCCTACTTCTCAGGAGTCAAAGCGAATAGCGGCACGCTCGGCCTTAGTGGCGCAGTGAAGAGAGGAGACTGCGAGGGCCAAAAGGATAGTGACAATGCTGTTACAGGCCTGATGGACTGGGCGCAAAGAGCTGGCAAGTCTACTG GTATAGTGACGACCACGCGAGTCACTCACGCCTCTCCAGCGGCGGCCTACGCTCATTCAGCAGATAGGAAGTGGGAAGCGGACGCGGACCTGCCGAGACAAGGCCTGCGCTGCGAGGACATTGCTAGTCAGCTCGTACGGGGCCGAGTGGGCAGTCATATTGAC GTAGTTTTTGGAGGTGGCAGAAAAAATTTCTATTCTCGAAAGGACAAAGACGCCAATGGTAACTTCGGATACAGAAAAGATGGAAGGAATCTTATAAGAGAATGGCTCGCAAAGAAGGAAAGTCAAGGAGTCTATCCAAAATACATTGAGAATAGAAGAGACCTTCTCAAACTTGATAAGAAACAATATGGCAGTGTATTAGGACTATTCGCTTCAGACCATTTGCCTTACAACCTCGAAGCTGATATTGATGATCCTTCACTGAGTGAGATGACCCAAAAAGCTATAGAGATTTTATCACAAAATCAGAATGGATATTTCCTATTTGTTGAAG GTGGAAGAATCGATACAGCTCATCACGAAACAAAAGCTCAGAAAGCGTTGGATGAAACCGCGGAACTAGCTAAAGCTGTAGAAGCAGCATTGAGAATGGTAGACCCTGATAACACGCTCATCGTGGTGACATCAGACCACAGTCACACTATGAGCTACAGTGGTTACAGTAAACGAGGATCGGATATATTAGGACTGGCTAATGTTAAG tatAATGCCTCGGACAATTTGCCATATAGCACTCTGAGCTATGCCAACGGCCCTGGCTACAAGCCACATTCAGACTTCAAGAGACATAACCTCATGTTGGATGATATGA ATAACTTGAACTACACCTTCCCATCAATGGTGCCGATAGCCCGGGAGACCCACGGCGGCGATGACGTGGCGGTGTTTGCCAAAGGCCCCTGGGCGCATCTGTTCACCGGCAACTACGAGCAGAACTTCATCCCTCACGCTATAGCGTACGCCTCTTGTATAGGCCCAGGACTTACCAAGTGcaaattatga